Below is a genomic region from Methylobacterium sp. FF17.
GGCACTGACGATGAACCGTGACCTCGGCCTCTCGGCTGCGGTCTACGGCTTCGGCGCCGGCGTCTTCTTCCTCGGTTACTTTCTCTTCGAAGTGCCGAGCAACATCATCCTGGAGAAGGTCGGCGCACGGCGCTGGATCGCCCGGATCATGGTCACCTGGTCGATCGTTTCGGCCTCCACCGCCTTCGTGGTCGGGGAATGGTCGTTCTATCTCGTGCGCGTCCTCCTCGGCGTCGCCGAGGCCGGGTTCTTCCCCGGCATCATCCTCTACCTGACCTACTGGTTCCCGTCGGAGCAGCGGGGCAAGGTCATCGGCGCCTTCATGGCTGCGATCCCGATCTCCTCCGTGGTCGGAGCGCCGCTCTCCGCCTGGATCATGTCAGCCACGGACGGGGCCTACGGTCTCGCCGGGTGGCAATGGCTCTACCTGATCGAGGCGGCCCCGAGCTTCGTCCTCGGTGTCCTGGTGCTCCTCTACCTGACCGACCGCCCAGCGGTGGCGAGCTGGCTCACGCCGGAGGAGCGCGCGTGGCTCGTCGCCCGCATCGAGCGCGACCGCAGCGAGACCGTCGCGGTCCAGAAGCTCAGCCTCGGCCAAGCCCTGCTCCACCCCCGGGTGATCGGTCTGGCGCTGGTCTATTTCGGTGTCAGCACGGGTCTCTATGGGATCGGCCTGTGGCTGCCGCAGATCGTGAAGAACTTCGGCCTCACCACCCTCCAGACCGGCTTCGTGACCGCCATCCCGTACCTCGTCTCGGTGGTGGGCATGATCCTATGGACGCGCCATTCCGACCGGACCATGGAGCGGACCTGGCACGTGGCAATTCCCGCCATTGCGGGCGGCATCGCCCTCGGTGCAGCGGGCTACGCCGCGTCGCCGACCCTAGCCATGATCGCCTTGAGCCTGGCGGCCCTCGGCGTCTTCAGCGCCATGCCCACCTTCTGGACCCTGCCGACGGCCCTGCTCACGGGCAGCGCCGCCGCCGGGGGCATCGCGCTCATCAACTCGGTGGGCGGGCTCGGCGGCTTCGTCGGACCCTACGTCATCGGCTGGATCCGCGAATCCACGGGGCAATTCAGCCTCGCTCTGCTGACGATCGCGGGCTTCATGGTCGCGGCTGGACTCCTGACCCTGATCCTCGGCCGTGCCGTGACTCCGGTGCGCAGCCCCGCCGCGCCGGTGCGGTAAGGCACGCGACGGTTCGCCTGCGCCATCGGCTCGCCCGGCGGCGTTGGACGGGCGGGTGGCTTCCCTCGCCGAAGGCGGCTCGACTTCCCATATCAGGTCGGTCCCCCGCCTGACCTGGAACCACCTTGCTCAAGATCGCCGCTCTCGCCTTCGTCCTCGTCTACCTCGCTCCCATCGCCATCTCCGCCGCTCTCTACTTCAGCCAGAATCATGCGGACTGGCGCTCCGCCGATCGGTCGAGCAGCGGCCTCCTGGCTTCCCCAGCGACGAACCCGGAGGCGATCGTGCGCATCTTTTCCGCGCGCACGGTAAGCTGGCGCGGAATTATCGCGACCCATAGCTGGATCGTGGTGAAGGATGCGGGGGCACGGGCCTACCAGCGCTTCGACTACACCGCTTGGGGTCAGCCGATCTGGATCGACCGCTTCGTTCCGGATGGGCGCTGGTTCGGAAGCCTGCCTCAGACGGTCTTCGCGGCCAATGGCGCAGCCGCCGAGGCCATGATCCCCCGCATTCGAGAGACCATCCGGACGTACCGCTACGCTCGCCCGGGCGACTATACGGTCTGGCCCGGTCCGAACTCGAACACCTTCGTGGCAGCGGTGATGAGCGCGCTCCCGGAAATCCAGGCGACCCTTCCGGCAACCGCCATCGGCAAGGATTTCCCCTATGACGGTCGCTGGATCGGTCTGACTCCATCGCGCACCGGCATCCGGTTTAACCTCGGCGGCTATCTGGGTCTGACATTGGGCTGGGTGGAGGGGCTTGAGGTCAACGTTCTCGGCGCCGTCGCGGGTATCGATATCCGGCGCCCGGCGCTCAAGCTGCCCGCATTCGGCCGTCTGGGGCTCTGACCGGGATTCATGAGGAACCCCCGCCGGGTCGAACCCGGCGAGGGGCATGGGTCCGCGATTCAGGCCGCGTCCGGCATACGGTCCAGGAGCTTGTCGAGGGTGATCGGGTAGTCGCGGACCCGTACGCCCGTGGCGTTGTAGACCGCGTTCGCCACAGCCGCGCCGACACCGCACAGACCGAGTTCGCCGACTCCCTTAGCCTTCATCGGCGAGGACATGGGATCGACCTCGTCCAGGAAGATGACCTCCTGGTGCGGGATGTCGGCATGCACCGGCACCTCGTAGCCCGCCAGATCGTGGTTGACGAAGAAGCCGCGCTTCGTATCGACCGCGAGTTCCTCCATCAGGGCCGCGCCGACGCCCATGGTCATCGCGCCGATCACCTGGCTGCGCGCCGATTTCGGGTTGAGGATGCGGCCGGCGGCACAGACCGCCAGCATGCGCCGGACCCGGACCTCGGCGGTCTGCACATCGACACCGACTTCGACGAAATGCCCGGCGAAGGTCGATTGCTGGGCCTTCTTCGAGAGGTCTCCGTACTCGATGGTGTCCTCGGCGACGAGCTCGCCGGCCTTAGCGGCGTCGCCGAGTGAGGCACTGCGGTTGCCCGCACGAACCATACCGTCCGTGAAGACCGTATCGGCGGAGTTGAAGCCCAGACGCTGCGCCACGTTCTCCCGCAGCTTGACGCAGGCCGCGTAGACGCCGGACGTCGCGTTGTTGGCGCCCCATTGCCCGCCCGAACCCGCCGAGGCGGGGAAGTCCGAATCGCCGAGGCGGACCACGACCCGATCCAGCGGAAGCCCCATCATCTCGGCTGCCGTCTGCGCGATGATGGTGTAGCTGCCCGTGCCGATATCGGTCATGTCGGTTTCGACGGTGACGATGCCGTCCGCGCCGAGGCGCACCCGGGCTGCCGATTTCGTCAGGAGATTGTTGCGGAACCCGGCGGCCATGCCCATTCCGACAAACCATTGCCGATCACGGACCTGCGCCGGTTTCGGGTTCCGCTTCGCCCAGCCGAACGTCTCCGCGCCGAGCTTGAGGCAGCCAACGAGGTCGCGTTGGGAGAACCGCCGTTCGGGATGCCCCGGATCGACCTGGGTGTCGTTGCGGATGCGAAACGCCACCGGGTCCTGCCCCAGCGCCTCGGCCATCTCGTCCATCGCCATCTCCAGCGCCATCATGCCGGGTGCCTCGCCGGGCGCGCGCATGGCGTTGCCCTCGGGCAAGTCGAGATGGGCGAGCTTCATGGCGGTCAGCCGGTTCGCACCGGCATAGATGAGCTTGGTCTGGTCGACCGCCGTCTCGGGCCGGCCTTCGGGCAGGTTTCCGGAGGTGCTCTCATGCGCGATCGCCGTGATGGTGCCGTCCTTGGTGGCGCCGATGCGGATGCGCTGGATGGTCGCCGGCCGATGCGTGGTGTTGTTGGCGATGAGCGGACGGGTGAGCGCCACCTTCACCGGGCGCTTGGCCGCCTTCGCCGCCAGGGCAGCGACGATCGCGTCGGAGCGCACGAACAACTTGCCGCCGAAGCCGCCGCCCACGTAGGGCGAGTCGAGACGGACGTTCTCTGCCGGCAATCCAAGGATCTTGGCGACGCTGCCCTTGCCCCAGGCGATCATCTGGTTTGAGGTCCAGAGGGTGAGCTTGTCGCCGTTCCACGCCGCGATGGTGGCGTGCGGCTCCATCATCGCATGGGTTTCATCCGGAGTCGTATAGGTCTCGTCGAGCTTGACAGCCGCCGCCGCGAAGGCGCCCTCGAAATCACCCGCCCGCTCCTCGCCGCCGCTGCTGCTGCCTTCGCCGCTATCGCCAGGAACCGGTGGCGCGCCTTTGGCTTCCGCCGCGAGATCGAAGCGTCCGGCTGTCGGCGCGTAGTCGACACGGACGAGGAAAGCCGCCGCCCGGGCCTGCTCGAAGGTTTCCGCCACCACGACGGCGATCGCCTGATGGTAGTGCTGGATTTCGTCGCCGCCGAAGAGGTTCGCGGTGTTCATCTTGCCGAGGCCCTGCTTCGGCAGATCGAGGGTGGTCACGATCGCGACGACGCCGGGCGCGCGCCGGGCTTCGGCGCTGTGGATCGCCCGGATGCGCCCCTTGGCGATCCCGGCGCCGAGAACGTAGCCATAGGCCGCGTTCGGCGCGATGTCGTGGCGCTCATAGGCATAGGGCGCCGTGCCGGTGGTCTTGGCCGGCCCGTCGATGCGGTCGGTCGGCTTCCCCACGACCTTGAGCTGGTCGATGGGGTTCTGGGCCGCGGGCGTGTCGAACTTCATGGCTCAGGCCCTCGCTTCGATGAGCGCCGCCCCGAGGGTGCGCTCGGCCAGCTTCAGCTTGTAGGCATTGTCGTGAGTCGGTTTGGCACCCGCCAGCATCCGCTCCGTCACCGCCTTTGCTCCGCGGGGCAGATCGGCCTCCGCCGCCTCCACCCGCCATGGCTTGTGCGCGACGGCGCCGATCGCGACCCGGCCGGTGCCGTCCGGCTGCACCACGGCCGCCACCGAGACCAGGGCATAGGCGTAGGAGGCACGGTCACGGACCTTGCGGTAGATGTGCTTGCCACCGAGCGGCTTCGGCAGGGTCACGGCGGTGATGAGCTCGCCGATCTTCAGCGTGGTATCCACCTCGGGCCTGTCGCCCGGCAGGCGGTGAAATTCGGCCATCGGGATCGACCGCTGCGTGCCAGCCGCATTCACGGTCTCGACCGTGGCGTCGAGCACGCGCATGGCCACCGCCATGTCGCCGGGATGGGTGGCGATGCAGGCCTCGCTCGCCCCGATCACCGCGAGTTGCCGGCTGACCCCGTCGAGGGCCGAACAACCCGAGCCCGGCTGACGCTTGTTGCAGGCTTGGGCGGTGTCATAGAAATACGGGCAGCGGGTGCGCTGGAGCAGGTTGCCGGCGGTGGTCGCCTTGTTGCGCAACTGGCCCGAGGCCCCAGCCAGAAGCGCCCGGCTGAGCACCCCGTAATCCTTGCGGACCCGGGCATCGGCGGCCAGATCCGTGTTGCGCACCAGCGCACCGACGCGCAGCCCACCCTCCGGTGTCGCCTCGATTCGATCCAGTCCCAGACCGTTTACGTCCACGAGATGGGTCGGCGTCTCGATCTGCAGCTTCATCAGGTCGAGAAGGTTGGTGCCGCCGGCGATGAACTTGGCGTTCGGTGTCCGGGCGACGGCTGCAGCGGCCTCGGCGGGTGTCCCAGGGCGCTCGTAGGTGAAGGACTTCATGCCTGCCTCCCGGCGACCTCGGTCATCGCCTCGACGATGTTGGAATAGGCGCCGCACCGGCAGATGTTGCCGCTCATGCGCTCCCGGATCTCGGCCTCGGTGGCCTCGTAGGTTCCGTTGAGATCGGCACTGACGTGGCTGGGAATACCCGCCTTGATCTCGGCCAGCACCGCGACGCCCGAGCAGATCTGACCGGGGGTACAGTAGCCGCACTGGTAACCGTCATGCTTGATGAAGGCCGCCTGCATCGGATGCAGGTTGTCGGGTTGGCCGAGCCCCTCGATGGTGGTGATCTCGCTGCCCTGATGCATCACCGCGAGCGTCAGGCAGGCGTTGATGCGCCGCCCATCGACGATCATCGTGCAGGCGCCGCACTGGCCGTGATCGCAGCCTTTCTTCGAGCCGGTCAGGTGCAAGTGTTCGCGGGCGGCATCGAGCAAGCTGGTGCGGATGTCGAGTTCAAGGTCGCGACGCTCGCCGTTCACGGTGAGCGACACCTTCGCCGAGACGGGCTGATCCGTCCCGGCATTCTCCGCGTGGCTCACGCCGGGGATGGCCGAGAAGGCCGCACAGGCGGCCGTCCCCGCCATCAGGTCGCGTCGGCTCAAGTCATAGTCTCCGGGATTGGGCATTCTGTTCTCCGAACCCGCTGCGCCGCGGCGACAGCGACATCCTCTCGGGCGGGTCATCCCACGTCGCGAAAGTCCCGCTCTCGTGGATCAACGCAAGGCTTCGCTTTCAGGGTTCGCCTTTCGGCATCATCGATCGAGGGAGAAACGCAGCAAACCCGCACTGGGATACATCCCGGTGACCGATAGTCGCGCCACGAGAACGGAGGCGCCGCGCAGGTCGAGCACCTCAAGACGCCGAGCTGGGGAAACCGCGCCTCGAAGACCGTCGAGCCGCGCCAATCTTGCTGCGCGTCTGCATCGAAAACGCGGCCGGGTTCTGCTCAGACGCGGATGGTCTCAAACCCCGAGCCCTACGTCATAGGTCCGAGGGGTCCAGGGATTCGCTGCAGCGAACGTGGCGACGCTCAAAATAGGAAACGGTCCGCTTCACGCGGATACAGGGCATGCTGTCTCATTGGCACCGAACGCCCCTCAGTTCAGTGGGCTGCGCTGGGGTTTGCTCGCGACCTTGGCCAGCGCCATGCCGAGTTCGATCAGCATCATATCGCTCATGCGCTGCAGGAGGGGCTCCGGCAATTCGTGGATGGTCCTTTGGAATGCGAGGCAGTGCTCTGCGGCGCGCTCCAGAGGGTGCCGCGCCGCTGTCGCGTCCTCCAAATCACCGGACCGTTCTTCCTCGCGCATCCTCGTGACATCGACCAGCACGCCATCGCCATGGATTGGCCGGCCCTCCGCATCATGCGTGATGCGGCCACGGTCGACGATCCAGCGGATAACGCCGTCCGCCGAACAGACGCGGTATTCAAATACCCAGCAACCGCCGGATTGCACGTGACGTTCGAACTGCCGCGTTGTCCGCTCCCGATCCTCGGGGTGAACCCCCGCCAGGAAGACGTCGATCGACGTGCCGGAACGGGCCAGGAGCGGATCCACGTTGAACACCATCGCCACCATGGCATCCGCGCAAGCCCGGTCGTTCTGAACGTCGTATTCCCAACGTCCGATCACATCGGAGGCGTCGATGGCGTCTTGCAGAACGAAGGCCGCGTCCTCGGTTTTGAATGTCTGATGTCGTCCCACCTGCACCTCGGGGCTCGTGGAAACTTTAGGTCCAGAATCGCCTAGGTGCGAAGATTTAACAATTGCTGTCCGGGTGAGATTAAGTGCCACATCGAGATCAGGGTAATTACAGCGAGAACGATATCTCTACGCCGCCCTCAAATTTTCGTGATGTGTACGAAGATGGCTTTCACCGACCAAGATCACCGACGACGAAATCGAGCGTGCTGAAGAGGCACCTGATGGAAATGGGCCCGATTCGAAACGCACCGGATCGGTCACGGTCTATCCGGGCGATGAGATGATCCTACTCGAACGATTGGCTCCGCGGATTGCTGACGTCTCCCGCTGGACCACCGCGCGGATCTCACAGTATCGAGCCCTTGCGAGGCAGCAACGGCACGATTCTTCGGCTCAGCCGCACGCTTGGCATACTAGGGCTGCGTCTGCACCGCTGGTGCCCCGCGACCCCTCGCCTACAACGAAGGAACGCTTTCCTCCCTAAGCGATCCTTCCCGCCCGGCGTGAGCCGCGGCGGGTTTTTGTTTCGAATTGCCCCACCTGTCGCTTTTCCTCAGAAAATTCGCTTTCCGCTCTGGCATACCAGTGCGATGGTGAGGCGTTCCTTCCCAGGAACAGTGACGCGCACCTTCACCCGCCATGGCCCAGCCGTGGCGGGTTTTTCTTTGTGCCGACCGGACGTCGACCGAAATGGCGAGTTCGGGCGGATAGGTCATCAAGAAGCCCCGGGCGCCTGTCGGGCACCCGGGGATCTTGAGGTCAGTCCGAATTTGCGCTGGCCCACATCGGGCCAGCGCTCCACGGCTCAGAGCCGCGCGGTCTCGCGCCGATTGAATCCGAGGGCACAAAGCGTCGCGACGGCGCCGGAGAGGAGGTAGACCCCCACCCACGAGAGACCGAATCGGCTCGACACACTGAGCGCGACGAGAGGTGCGAAACCCGCGCCGATCAGCCATGCGAGGTCCGAGGTCAGCGCCGCGCCGGTGTAGCGATAGCGCGAGCCGAGATTGGCGGTCACCGCCCCCGAGGTCTGGCCGTACGAAAGCCCGAGAAGCGCGAATCCACCCAGCACGTAGATCGTCTGCCCCAACTCGCTGTCGCCGAACACGATCGGCGCGATGATGCTGGCGATCGCGAACAACAGGATGAGGGCGGCGGCCACGCCCACCTGGGTGCGACGGCCGATGCGATCGGCCATCAGCCCGGACAGCACGATCGTGCCGGATGCCAGGAAGGCGCCGGCGCATTGCACGAGCAGGAACTCACCCGCATTGCGGCTCGTGAACAGGTGGATCCAGCTGATCGGAAACACCGTGACGAGGTGGAACAGCGCGAAGCTCGCGAGCGGCACGACCGCGCCGATGACGATCAATCGCCCGTGGGAGCGGAGCACCTCGAAAACCGGCGTCGGCTCGAGCTCCTGCATCTGCAGCATGCGCGAGAACTCCTCGGTCGCCACGAGCCGCAGCCGTGCGAAAAGGGCGACCACGTTGATCGCGAAGGCGACGAAGAACGGGTAGCGCCACCCCCAGTCCAGGAAGTCCTCGGTGGAGAGGTTGCCGAGGAAGAAGGCGAACAGCGCACTGGCGAGCATGAAGCCGACCGGCGCCCCGAGCTGCGGGATCATCGCGTACCAGCCGCGCTGTTTCTCGGGCGCGTTCAGGGCGAGGAGCGAGGCCAGGCCGTCCCAGGCGCCGCCGAGTGCGATGCCCTGACCGATTCGGAACACCGCGAGAAGCCAGATCGAGGCGGCGCCGAGGTGCTGATAGTTCGGCAGGAAGCTGATCGCCATCGTCGATCCCCCGAGCAGGAAGAGGGCGATCGTCAGCTTGACGCCGCGTCCGTGCCTCCGGTCGATCTCCATGAAGACGACCGACCCGATCGGGCGGGCGACGAACGCCAGGGCGAAGATCGCGAAGGCATAGATCGTCCCGGTCAGGGGGTCGGCAAAGGGGAAGAACACGCCCGGGAAGATCAGGACGGAGGCGATGCCGTAGACGAAGAAGTCGAAATACTCGGCGGCGCGACCGATGACGACACCGATGGCGATCTCGCCCGGCGCAACCCTGTGATCGCTGGAGGCCTCGTGTGCGTCGCGCTCCAGCGACGTCGAGGATGGCACTGCGTATTCTGCGCTCATCGGGGAAACCGTACTCGCTTCATCCGTTCCGGATCGAATCAGACGCGGCGTAGCCCGCGCGCTGCTTTCTTAGATCCTAGGGACTGTCCATGCCGTGGGTTCCGGCTGCGGCAAAGGGCAGCGCGGCTGAGCCCGAGGCCATTCACCTATCAGATCGGGACCACTCTAGCCTACAGGGAAAAGAAACCCCTACCGTATCCAGAAGCCGCCCGGCTATGATCCTAGCGCTGATCAGACACGTCGTATTTCACTTGTCAATTTGGTGCGATGCAGCGCAGTGAGACGCGGCGCTTCCCACCCCGAGCGATCGGGGCCTGACGGGGGGCGGCCTCACCGACGATTGCGCCAGACGAGTCCATGCCCGTCAAAATCCTTCGTACGCTCGTGCTCCTTCCGCTGTTCGGCCTGCTCTCGGGCTGCAACATGGTCCTGATGCAGCCCTCCGGCGACATCGCCACGCGGCAGCGCGATCTGATTCTGGCCTCCACCGGCCTGATGCTGCTCATCATCATCCCGGTCATCGCGTTCACCCTGCTGTTCGCGTGGCGCTACCGCGTCTCTAACAAGGAGGCCGAGTACGACCCGGACTGGCACCACTCGACGCAGCTCGAGGTGCTGATCTGGTCGGCGCCGCTGGTCATCATCATCGCGCTCGGCGCGCTGACGTGGATCAGCACGCACACCCTCGATCCCTACCGGCCCCTGAGCCGTCTCGACGCCGAGCGTCCGCTGCCGGCCGGGGTGAAGCCCCTGACGGTCGAGGTCGTCGCACTCGATTGGAAATGGCTGTTCTTCTACCCAGATCAGGGCATCGCCACCGTCAACGAACTGGCGGCACCGGTCGATGTGCCGATCTCCTTCAAGATCACCTCCGCCACCGTGATGAATTCATTTTTCATTCCTGCGCTCGCCGGGCAGATCTACGCCATGGCCGGCATGGAGACGAAGCTTCACGCGGTGATCAACAAGGCCGGTGTTTATGAGGGTCTATCGGCCAACTACAGCGGCTCCGGATTCTCGCGGATGAACTTCAAGTTCCACGGTCTCGACCAGGCCGGGTTCGACAATTGGGTCGCCAAGGTGAAGGCCGAGGGTAAGCCCCTCAGCCGGCAATCCTACCTCGACCTGGAGAAGCCGAGCGAGCGCGAGCCCGTCCGGTACTTCTCCTCGGTGGAGAACGGCCTCTACAGCGCAGTGCTCAACATGTGCGCCGTCCCCGGCAAGATGTGCATGAACGAGATGATGCACATCGACGCCATGGGAGGCGCTGGCAAGGAGAGCCACGCCAACCGCGCGCGGCTCGAATACGACAACCGCTACGCCGAGCAGGGCGTGGAGGCACCGGCCGCCACCGTCGGAGGCTCGGGACGCGAATCGCACAGCCCGGAGCAGCCGGAAGGCATGAAGCCCAAGTCCACTGCTCCCGAGGTGAAGCCCGGTTCGGCGCCCGAGCATTCGGCTCACGACCATGGCGGCCACCAGGGTCACGGCGGACCCGCCGGCGACAACAAGGATTCCAAGGGGTCCGACTCGGTCGCACCCGGCCAACTCAATCGATAGCGCGGACGCCTCGGACGCCCGCCACTCCCATTCGGCACTCTTCTCTCACGAGCAGGTCCCATGTTCTCCAATCCGGATCTCCAGAAGCTCCTGTTCGGGCGTTTGACGCTCGACGCCGTGCCGCTTCATGAGCCGATCCTCCTCATCACCTTCGCGATGGTCGGCCTCGGCGGCGTCGCGGTGCTCGGCGCGCTCACGTATTTCCGGCTCTGGGGAACCCTCTGGCGCGACTGGTTCACCTCCGTCGATCATAAGAAGATCGGCATCATGTACATCGTGCTCGCCCTGGTCATGCTGCTGCGCGGCTTTGCCGACGCGCTGATGATGCGCGCGCAGCAGGCGATGGCCTTCGGGCCGAACGAGGGCTACCTGCCGCCGCACCACTACGACCAGATCTTCACCGCCCACGGCGTGATCATGATCTTCTTCGTGGCGATGCCGCTGGTCACGGGCCTGATGAACTTCGTCGTTCCGCTGCAGATCGGCGCGCGCGACGTCGCCTTTCCGTTTCTCAACAACTTCAGCTTCTGGATGACGGTGTCCGGCGCCGTGACGGTGATGGCTTCGCTGTTCGTTGGTGAGTTCGCCCGCACCGGCTGGCTCGCCTATCCGCCGCTCTCGGGACCCGCCATGAGCCCCGGCGTCGGGGTGGACTACTACATCTGGGCGCTGCAGATCGCCGGCATCGGGACGTTGCTCTCGGGCATCAATCTCATCGCCACCATCGTGAAGATGCGCGCGCCCGGCATGACCATGATGAAGATGCCCGTCTTCACCTGGACGGCGCTCTGCACCAACATCCTCATCGTCGCCGCCTTCCCGATCCTTACGGCCGTTCTCGCGCTGCTGTCGCTCGACCGCTACGTCGGCACGCACTTCTTCTCGAACGACCTCGGCGGCAACCCGATGATGTACGTGAACCTCATCTGGATCTGGGGTCACCCGGAGGTCTACATCCTCATCCTGCCGGCGTTCGGCGTGTTCTCCGAGATCGTCTCGACCTTCTCGAGCAAGCGCCTCTTCGGTTACGCCTCGATGGTCTACGCGACCGTCGTCATCACGATCCTGTCCTACCTCGTGTGGCTGCACCACTTCTTCACGATGGGCTCGGGCGCCAGCGTGAACTCGTTCTTCGGCATCACGACGATGATCATCTCGATCCCGACGGGCGCCAAGATCTTCAACTGGCTGTTCACCATGTACAAGGGCCGCATCCGCTTCGACGTGCCCATGCTCTGGACCGTCGGCTTCATGGTGACCTTCGTCATCGGCGGCATGACCGGCGTGCTGCTCGCGGTGCCCCCGGCCGACTTCGTGCTGCACAACTCGCTGTTCCTCATCGCCCACTTCCACAACGTGATCATCGGCGGCGTGCTGTTCGGTATGCTGGCGGGTATCACCTACTGGTTCCCGAAGGCGTTCGGCTTCAAGCTCGACGAGTTCTGGGGCAAGGTGTCGTTCTGGTTCTGGCTCACCGGCTTCTGGTTCGCCTTCGCGCCGCTCTACGTGCTCGGCCTGATGGGCGTCACCCGCCGCGTCCAGCACTTCGACGATCCGTCGCTCCAGATCTGGTTCGTGATCGCGGCCTTCGGTGCCTTCCTCATCCTGCTCGGCATCGCCTCCTTCGGCGTCACCCTGCTCGTCAGCTTCCTGAAGCGCGACCAGCTGCGGGACACCACCGGCGATCCGTGGGGCGGCCGCACCCTTGAGTGGGCGACCTCCTCGCCGCCGCCGGACTACAACTTCGCCTTCACGCCCGTGATCCACGATCACGACGCGTGGTGGGACATGAAGAAGCGCGGCTACGCCCGTCCGCTGACCGGCTTCAAGCCGATCCACATGCCGAAGAACACCGCCACGGGCCTGATCCTCGGCGTCCTGAGCATCGTCTTCTCGTTCGCGATGATCTGGTACATCTGGTGGCTCGCAGCCTTCAGCTTCCTGGTCATCGCGGTGGTCACCATCGGCCACACCTTCAACTACAACCGCGA
It encodes:
- a CDS encoding MFS transporter, producing MNEIVTRKVMWRLLPFLMLCYFAAFLDRVNVGFAALTMNRDLGLSAAVYGFGAGVFFLGYFLFEVPSNIILEKVGARRWIARIMVTWSIVSASTAFVVGEWSFYLVRVLLGVAEAGFFPGIILYLTYWFPSEQRGKVIGAFMAAIPISSVVGAPLSAWIMSATDGAYGLAGWQWLYLIEAAPSFVLGVLVLLYLTDRPAVASWLTPEERAWLVARIERDRSETVAVQKLSLGQALLHPRVIGLALVYFGVSTGLYGIGLWLPQIVKNFGLTTLQTGFVTAIPYLVSVVGMILWTRHSDRTMERTWHVAIPAIAGGIALGAAGYAASPTLAMIALSLAALGVFSAMPTFWTLPTALLTGSAAAGGIALINSVGGLGGFVGPYVIGWIRESTGQFSLALLTIAGFMVAAGLLTLILGRAVTPVRSPAAPVR
- a CDS encoding DUF3750 domain-containing protein, producing MLKIAALAFVLVYLAPIAISAALYFSQNHADWRSADRSSSGLLASPATNPEAIVRIFSARTVSWRGIIATHSWIVVKDAGARAYQRFDYTAWGQPIWIDRFVPDGRWFGSLPQTVFAANGAAAEAMIPRIRETIRTYRYARPGDYTVWPGPNSNTFVAAVMSALPEIQATLPATAIGKDFPYDGRWIGLTPSRTGIRFNLGGYLGLTLGWVEGLEVNVLGAVAGIDIRRPALKLPAFGRLGL
- the paoC gene encoding aldehyde oxidoreductase molybdenum-binding subunit PaoC, producing MKFDTPAAQNPIDQLKVVGKPTDRIDGPAKTTGTAPYAYERHDIAPNAAYGYVLGAGIAKGRIRAIHSAEARRAPGVVAIVTTLDLPKQGLGKMNTANLFGGDEIQHYHQAIAVVVAETFEQARAAAFLVRVDYAPTAGRFDLAAEAKGAPPVPGDSGEGSSSGGEERAGDFEGAFAAAAVKLDETYTTPDETHAMMEPHATIAAWNGDKLTLWTSNQMIAWGKGSVAKILGLPAENVRLDSPYVGGGFGGKLFVRSDAIVAALAAKAAKRPVKVALTRPLIANNTTHRPATIQRIRIGATKDGTITAIAHESTSGNLPEGRPETAVDQTKLIYAGANRLTAMKLAHLDLPEGNAMRAPGEAPGMMALEMAMDEMAEALGQDPVAFRIRNDTQVDPGHPERRFSQRDLVGCLKLGAETFGWAKRNPKPAQVRDRQWFVGMGMAAGFRNNLLTKSAARVRLGADGIVTVETDMTDIGTGSYTIIAQTAAEMMGLPLDRVVVRLGDSDFPASAGSGGQWGANNATSGVYAACVKLRENVAQRLGFNSADTVFTDGMVRAGNRSASLGDAAKAGELVAEDTIEYGDLSKKAQQSTFAGHFVEVGVDVQTAEVRVRRMLAVCAAGRILNPKSARSQVIGAMTMGVGAALMEELAVDTKRGFFVNHDLAGYEVPVHADIPHQEVIFLDEVDPMSSPMKAKGVGELGLCGVGAAVANAVYNATGVRVRDYPITLDKLLDRMPDAA
- a CDS encoding FAD binding domain-containing protein; this encodes MKSFTYERPGTPAEAAAAVARTPNAKFIAGGTNLLDLMKLQIETPTHLVDVNGLGLDRIEATPEGGLRVGALVRNTDLAADARVRKDYGVLSRALLAGASGQLRNKATTAGNLLQRTRCPYFYDTAQACNKRQPGSGCSALDGVSRQLAVIGASEACIATHPGDMAVAMRVLDATVETVNAAGTQRSIPMAEFHRLPGDRPEVDTTLKIGELITAVTLPKPLGGKHIYRKVRDRASYAYALVSVAAVVQPDGTGRVAIGAVAHKPWRVEAAEADLPRGAKAVTERMLAGAKPTHDNAYKLKLAERTLGAALIEARA
- the paoA gene encoding aldehyde dehydrogenase iron-sulfur subunit PaoA, producing the protein MPNPGDYDLSRRDLMAGTAACAAFSAIPGVSHAENAGTDQPVSAKVSLTVNGERRDLELDIRTSLLDAAREHLHLTGSKKGCDHGQCGACTMIVDGRRINACLTLAVMHQGSEITTIEGLGQPDNLHPMQAAFIKHDGYQCGYCTPGQICSGVAVLAEIKAGIPSHVSADLNGTYEATEAEIRERMSGNICRCGAYSNIVEAMTEVAGRQA
- a CDS encoding PAS domain-containing protein; the encoded protein is MQVGRHQTFKTEDAAFVLQDAIDASDVIGRWEYDVQNDRACADAMVAMVFNVDPLLARSGTSIDVFLAGVHPEDRERTTRQFERHVQSGGCWVFEYRVCSADGVIRWIVDRGRITHDAEGRPIHGDGVLVDVTRMREEERSGDLEDATAARHPLERAAEHCLAFQRTIHELPEPLLQRMSDMMLIELGMALAKVASKPQRSPLN
- a CDS encoding MFS transporter; protein product: MSAEYAVPSSTSLERDAHEASSDHRVAPGEIAIGVVIGRAAEYFDFFVYGIASVLIFPGVFFPFADPLTGTIYAFAIFALAFVARPIGSVVFMEIDRRHGRGVKLTIALFLLGGSTMAISFLPNYQHLGAASIWLLAVFRIGQGIALGGAWDGLASLLALNAPEKQRGWYAMIPQLGAPVGFMLASALFAFFLGNLSTEDFLDWGWRYPFFVAFAINVVALFARLRLVATEEFSRMLQMQELEPTPVFEVLRSHGRLIVIGAVVPLASFALFHLVTVFPISWIHLFTSRNAGEFLLVQCAGAFLASGTIVLSGLMADRIGRRTQVGVAAALILLFAIASIIAPIVFGDSELGQTIYVLGGFALLGLSYGQTSGAVTANLGSRYRYTGAALTSDLAWLIGAGFAPLVALSVSSRFGLSWVGVYLLSGAVATLCALGFNRRETARL